A single Pantoea rwandensis DNA region contains:
- the cydC gene encoding heme ABC transporter ATP-binding protein/permease CydC yields the protein MNPLLPFLRLFRRHPWRLSLGIILAIATLLASIGLLTLSGWFLAASSLAGVAGLYSFNYMLPAAGVRGAAITRTASRYFERLVSHDATFRVLQHLRVFTFSKLIALAPEQLACFRQGELLNRFVSDVDTLDHLYLRVISPLVGAAVVIVVVTCGLAILDVPLALLLGGIMLLTLLLMPPLFWRLGTSAGHRIAQHQASWRLQLTQWVTGLAELQIYGAAVLWRKKLDAEEMRWQQAQQHQHRLQALAQSLLLLISGSTVVLLLWISAAGVDGDSAPGAFIALFVFCGLAAFEALAPVAGAFLPLSQVSGAAQRVQEIIEQAPLIRFPSSTVSSDSGISLTLEKITFSYPQRPEPVLRHFSLTLRTGEHLALLGPTGCGKSSLLALITRGWLAQQGDIRLNNIPLAEWDEKSLRQRISVVTQRVHLFSQTLRDNLLLAHPAASDEQLNAVLHQVGLTHLAEHDEGLNAWMGEGGRPLSGGELRRLAIARALLHNGDLWLLDEPTEGLDATTEQQILTLLRQVSQGKTVIMVTHRLSGLATMDRICVMDQGQIIESGTHDELISKAGRYWRFHQRFAL from the coding sequence ATGAATCCATTATTGCCGTTTCTGCGCCTGTTTCGTCGTCATCCGTGGCGTTTAAGTCTGGGTATCATCTTAGCTATTGCGACTTTGCTCGCCAGTATCGGCTTGCTCACCCTATCTGGCTGGTTCCTCGCCGCCTCATCGCTGGCTGGCGTGGCTGGCCTGTACAGTTTCAACTATATGTTGCCCGCAGCAGGGGTGCGTGGAGCGGCAATCACTCGTACTGCGTCGCGTTACTTCGAGCGTTTAGTCAGTCACGATGCCACTTTCAGGGTGTTGCAGCATTTGCGTGTGTTCACCTTTAGCAAACTGATCGCGCTGGCCCCCGAACAACTGGCCTGTTTCAGACAGGGCGAACTGCTTAACCGCTTTGTCAGCGATGTCGATACGTTAGACCATCTCTATCTGCGCGTTATTTCACCGCTGGTCGGCGCGGCGGTAGTGATAGTGGTGGTCACTTGCGGTCTGGCGATATTGGATGTGCCACTGGCGCTGCTGTTGGGCGGAATAATGCTGCTGACGCTTTTGCTCATGCCGCCGCTGTTCTGGCGATTAGGCACTTCAGCCGGGCATCGCATCGCCCAGCACCAAGCCAGTTGGCGTTTGCAACTGACGCAGTGGGTAACCGGACTGGCTGAACTGCAAATTTATGGTGCTGCGGTCTTATGGCGTAAAAAACTGGATGCCGAAGAGATGCGCTGGCAGCAGGCTCAGCAGCATCAGCATCGTCTGCAAGCGCTGGCGCAAAGCCTGTTATTGTTAATCAGCGGCTCAACCGTCGTCTTGCTGCTGTGGATCTCCGCAGCGGGCGTAGACGGCGATAGCGCACCTGGCGCATTCATCGCGCTTTTCGTGTTCTGCGGCCTGGCGGCATTTGAAGCGCTGGCACCGGTAGCAGGCGCATTTTTGCCGCTTTCGCAGGTCAGTGGCGCGGCACAGCGCGTACAGGAAATCATTGAGCAAGCGCCTCTGATTCGTTTTCCCTCCTCGACCGTGTCCTCTGATTCGGGCATCAGCCTGACGCTGGAAAAGATCACTTTCAGCTATCCGCAGCGACCGGAGCCGGTACTCAGGCACTTCTCGCTTACGCTACGAACCGGTGAGCATCTGGCACTGCTCGGCCCCACCGGCTGCGGCAAATCCAGTTTGCTGGCATTGATCACGCGTGGCTGGCTGGCGCAGCAGGGCGACATTCGACTAAATAATATTCCACTTGCCGAGTGGGACGAAAAAAGTCTGCGTCAACGTATCAGCGTGGTCACGCAGCGCGTGCATCTGTTTAGTCAGACGTTACGCGATAATTTGCTGCTGGCACACCCTGCCGCCAGTGATGAACAACTGAATGCAGTCCTGCATCAGGTTGGACTCACCCATTTGGCGGAACATGATGAAGGGCTCAACGCGTGGATGGGCGAAGGTGGTCGCCCGCTGTCGGGAGGCGAACTGCGTCGCCTGGCCATTGCGCGCGCCCTGTTGCACAACGGCGATCTGTGGTTGCTTGATGAGCCCACCGAAGGCCTGGATGCCACCACCGAACAGCAGATATTGACGCTGTTGCGTCAGGTCAGTCAGGGTAAGACGGTAATCATGGTGACCCATCGCCTCAGTGGCCTGGCAACAATGGATCGGATCTGCGTGATGGACCAGGGGCAGATTATTGAGTCGGGCACGCATGACGAATTAATCTCAAAAGCAGGACGCTATTGGCGTTTCCACCAGCGCTTTGCGCTATAG